cataagcttttttttaaagcactgatCGTCTCCTAAAAATGAATTTCACATTTGGCTGAATATATTCTATACAGTCACCAATCTATAAACctgcctgtctgtgtttctgaatTTGTCTGTTTGCCTTTCTCTCAATCGTCAGGATGGACGATGCTGAGGCCTGCTTCATCTTGAGCAGCAGAAACGAAGTCGACAGAACTGCTGCTGTGAGTCACATCAGGTGGAATTTGTCAAAGCAGTCACAAACTCTGTTTTGTTCTTAGTATAGCATTTTCACAGTTTCCCTTCACACTCTACTTCTTCATTAAAATTAGCCGAGAGATTGGATATGATGCTCTGATTCTCTAAAGTATCAAGAGCACAATGAGTCTGCAGGGAAAACTTCTCGGTCCATAAAATTTGTATTGCATTTTCAAATTAGCCATTGGAAAGATGAGTGAAACAGAAGACATTTTGTTCCACAGGATCACCAGACTATTTTAAGGGCCTGGGCTGCCAAGGACTTTGCGCCAAACTGCCCTCTCTATGTCCAAATTCTCAAACCGGAAAATAAATTTCATGTCAAGTTTGCTGGTAAGTGCAGGCAGACTACACACCTACAGAGACAGTAGTTCTGGACCCTTCCAAACCCATTGTTGCCTTCTTGTTTCTACCTATAGATCATGTAGTATGTGAAGAGGAGTTTAAATATGCCATGTTGGCGCTCAACTGTGTGTGTCCAGCCACGTCCACCTTAGTCACTCTCTTGGTTCACACCTCCAGAGGACAGTGAGTATACGTACaagtatttactgtatatttgcatttatttgcaatCATATGCAGTGTGCACTGTTGCTATAGAAAAACGTATTTAGTGGGTTGTTATCAGGGTCTCAAATTGTTCTTCCTAACAGGGTATtgcatgtttcatttaaataaagttatctTGGCTTAGTATAAAGACCGGAAAAAGCTAGTTCTAGCTCTGGCTACATGAGAATAAATTCCAATagttttaaactgaaaatatcTCATGAGTAGCAGTTAATTACTTATGAATCCATGGCCATTCCATGTATAAGTAGTCATCTTGAAGTGTCAGCCTGGGTCTCAGCctgacattatttttattaacactgATGTTGTGCTGTTGAGCCTCTGGAGCAGCTTAACGTCTGTGAAATGCTTTTATTAAGTAAACTTTAATCCTTTTAGCTTTAAGTGGTCTGTTAATGTTTAATGTCcttttaaagttattatttatatGGACAGATTGAATAGATGATTAGTATTAGAGAAAGACTGATGCTCCTGCAGTGGAGTCTgtacctgtttttgttttgtttgtctgcagaGCTACTACTTTGCAGTCACCACTGCAGAAGCTTGTCACTGTCAAGTCAGTAAACCTTACAGTGCTACTTGTTAGGCTCTAAATCCGACATTATCTGCAAGATGACCACTATATCTCCACTGCTACTTGCATCAGAGACGCAGCACGTTTATTTTTTCGTGACTTGGGGGCTGTGAAGGTGTCAGGTGACGTAATGGGAATAGACTAAGTGTTTATTGAACTATAATCAACCTGATGAAAAGCTGTGCTTGCATGCAAATACATGCACTGCCTGAATCAAATTATCTGATAgccatctctttttttttaactaaaatgtaGGCTATTTAGAGTCTGAAAAGGTCAACTAGATGTTTACGGTAAATCTATGGGGGGAATGAGAGCTAGAATAATGAACTTATTATTTATGATGTGAAGTGACTCTTGAGCCgtacttaaaatatttttatgtttaaggtGAAAATATTTGCTGCTCTTTGGCTGCAGCCGATGCTAAACCTAAGCCAAACAGTAAATGTTCTGATATAAATTTTTCAGGGAGGGGCAGATGTCACCAGAGCAGTGGCAGAGGATGTATGGACGCTGCTCTGGAAATGAGGTCTACCACATCCGCTTGTGTGACAGCAAGTTTTTTGGAGAGTATGATGGAAAAAGCTTTGCCTATGCCTCCTTCCTTGCTCATAAAAAGTTAGTTAAACTTCATTGAATTGCATTATAATGTTTGACTTCATTACTGTACCTGTTAAAGCCAAAAACCATTTTGACCTTTGCTTACCTGTTCCCCTGTGTGTAGGtatggtgtgtgtttgattggAGTGAAGAGAGAGGACAACAAGAGCATCCTCCTGAACCCTGGCCCCCGCCACATCATGGCTGCCACTGACACCTGCTACTACATCAACATCACAAAGGAAGAGAACTCTGCGTTCATCTTCAAGCAGGAGGAGAAGCACAACAAGGGCCTGCCTGTCACTGGCCTCTATGATGCCCCCTCCAGGCTGCCTGTGCACAGCATCATCGCTAGCATGGGTGAGAAACTGTGTTTGGAAGTAGAGAATCTAGTGATGAGAAGGGGGAGGAAGATGGCATATAATTTTTTCAGGTTACAGAAGGATGCTTTGATCTGAACTTGATTGGTTGAAAGGGTTTTTCATGTAAGAAGAGAAAATGGCCAATGTTCTTTACCCTAAATTgcacacactgaacctttctgAATGGTGGCTGCCTTGGTGATGCTGTACGCTTTCGCTGACACTTACGCATGAATCTTTTCTTAcattcttttttactttattggctgacatttttgtgttgtgCTTTGTCTTTGACTTGTAAAAGTTGATCAGGCCACTTCATTTGGTAAGTTTCTGCATGATGAATCACTTTTTTACTCTTACTATTGACACGCTTTTCACACTACACGACACCACAACACTTAAGGTTTAGTTAGCTTTTATTAGTAATAAAACCATATTTTCATATAAAAGCCAATATATGTAATGTACATATATCATACATCATATTACAGTATAAAAAGCTAATGTGATGTATGTTAGGGACTTGAATAAACACAGTGGCAATACTGTTTGCATGCCATTTGATGTAGAtcataaaaaaaagtatgttaTTCAGAAAGCAGTACATTTTCACCTTAAAGTCAGTCATCTGCTCTCAGGGTGTTATAGACGTGTATGGTTAAGATGCTGAACAAGCTAAATGGGGACTGATATTTAGTGtggattaaaatgttaatgcatTTACCGCATTCACAAGACGTGCAAACATTTAATCTGTTCACATTTGTCAAATTGCAGTGCATGCTCTTTCTTAAAGGCCTTAAAGTGTGCAGCTCATACAGTAACCTTGTGTCATTGTCAGGCACTGTAGCCATAGATCTCCAGAACCCTGAACCTGCAGAGGAAAGCGGCAAACTTACCTTACCCACAGAGAATGGTGCTGGAAGTCGCAGGCCAAGCATTGCACCTGTCTTAGAAATCGCAGACACTTCTGCTATTCTGCCTTGTGACCTCCTCAGCGATCAATCAGAGGATGATGCCAATCAATCAGATGAAGAGGGCTCTGTAGGATCAGAGTAAGTGACATGTCTGTaattaaaatgcatgaaaaaaggGGCTTACATGTCATTGACTCTAAGaggtttgatgtgtttttagtttaCAGGCTGGGCTGTCTTGATACGAAGAGATACGATCTCACATCACAAGTGTCCTGCATTCTAAACTTGATTGATGGCCCCTATCCCTCTCTTTAATGTCTCGGTGGTTGTACGAGAGGAGATGGATGGGTTTGGAATAGGCGTGTAATCTGTGTGTCATGATGGGGTACAGTGCAAAAGGAGCAgtgataaatgtaaatgtcatgaCGGGGAGGTCATCACTTCTCCTCTCGAGTGAGGCTGAAATACGGTGCACGTACATTCTTCACGTTGCATTGCTCATCTGTCAGTTAGGGAGCTACATAGTCGTCACAATAGCTCAGCAAGTCAGAGGAATTAGTTTATCTTAGTAACtttgttcttctcttttcaATCTGTATGTGGTTTTCATGCACTTGTGTCTCCCGTCTTTACCTCAGCCCACATCTGAGTCCATCTGAACAGCAGATGTAAGAAACAGAGGGTATCATAAAGTTGGACATGACACAGTCCTCTTAACCTTTAAATCTCTATTGCTGCATCCTATGGTGCTTGAATAGTTTTTTCTTGAAGTTGACAGACACAGCACTTGGGAGGAAACTGCAGAAGACTAGCGTAAAGCGGAGTACCACAGTGCCATCATGTGGTGATCACATTATAGGTGTATCTGTTAGCAAAGTCTGAAGCTCCTTAATTGGCAAACTAGAAGGGCACTGTGAAACTGATTAGGGTAATTGCAGCCGACACATTGCAAATCACAGCACACGGAGGCAAATTTGCACttgttgcaaaacaaaatgggaCCTGAGTGAAACTAAcagactacaaaaaaaaaatgtagttgttGATGCAGTAATTCTTCACCAGTAATAAATCCTGAGGTCTTATTACTAGTCAAAAGTgactacattaaaaacagctgcagaatCTGGCAGTTGTTCACAGTGACATTTGgtataaaatgatgaaaattgtaactaaatataaaattattgtgAAGTGAAAAGTAAGTTCCTAAGTTATGGCCGTTAGGTGTATATCAGAAAAAACTGGTTAAAAATCACGAAGTGATTGAAGGAATCGCTCCGTTCGGATAAGGACAGCATGATTGAACATCTGATATCTGCACAATGTGTTATGTTTCACaggactttttatttttttcaaaggtttttcttctttctttttttcatcagttttgTGAAGGGCTACCCTCCCAACTCGCCCTACATCGGCAGCTCTCCAACTCTTTGCCACCTCCTACCACAGAAAGCTCCGTTCTGTTGCCTTCGCCTTGACAAGGTGAGTTCAGATGCAGGAAAGACACAAACGGCacaaaattaaaccacaaattCTTACTGTAAAATTAGAGTGAagctatattttatttatactttctAAATTACAATGATTTAAGAAAGGCATATACTATGTGTTAGTAATCACAAGATTAATAGAGAAAGTGCCAATTTCATAATACATTGCTACAAATATTCTCTACTATAACTACTATATAATTtatgatttagtttttattacaatctttaaaaataaaacaaattctataatgtataaatatttaatgagcTGGTACCATCTATTTCAACTGACACTCCACCTCCCCACTTCCCTTATAATCAGCTATGTATCGTCTAATTTTAGGAAGCTAAGAGGGAAGTTTTCTGGCAGCCGATTATATAAAAAGAATTGTTATGGTCAAATTTGTATCTCCAAAGAGCGGAGTACAACCAAGGCCTCATTAACTCCCTATTTATCTTTATCCAGGGTTGTACACATAATAGCTTTGAGGATGCGAAGGCATATGGTTTCAAGAATAAGCTGATTATAGTGTCCGCAGAGATGGCGGGAAATGGCCTCTACAACTTCATTGTCCCTCTGCGAGCATACTACCGGCCCAGGAAGGAACTCAACCCCATCGTGCTGCTGCTGGATTACCCGTAAGTCCTCcgaaattttttttcaaatcattgtctgtttttgtttttactgtgctgTAAAAGTATGAGCCTTCTAATATTACATACATCAGCACCTCAAATATCACACATACTTTATATGACACAATAACGTTGCTTCCTACATGGATTCCTACATGGATGTCTACACGTTTGTGCTTTTAAGGTAGTAAAAGTGGCACCAATAGGAACAAATTAAATCATTCTATAGCACTGAGaaattaaatatagatttttccCTCTAGTTGCTAAATAAATGATTCGTTAATtgattttaaagaatttttCCCCAACCTCATCAGCAAGGAAAGGAAATGACACCAATATCATAATCTGTCACTAGGGTTTTACAAAATTAATTAGCTCATTCATGATGTTTCCCGTTTCCTTTGCAGGCCGGACAACCACTTCTTAGAGGCCATTTGTTGCTTTCCAATGGTTTACTTCATGGCTGGCACCATTGATAAGTATGTCAGATTTGATTAACTAATTTAATGCTCATTTTTACCTCAGTGGAAATTTCTTTCTGAGTTACTGAGAGtcattacaaaaaagaaaaccactttCCACAGGATGTTCAATGACGGAGTAGTTTTTGGAAAAgtgtttacactaaaaaaaataatgagaatACAATAACTATTACTGATAAATTATGATTGCTGTCACAAGTGGGGATACGACCAGTCACATTCTGAGATAATAAATACTGTTCTCTGAACGGACCAGCTTGGACAACCTGCTGCAGTGTGGCATAATCTATGCCGACAACTTGGTGGTTGTGGACAAGGAGAGCACCATGAGCGCTGAGGAGGACTACATGGCAGATGCCAAGACCATTGTTAACGTTCAGACGATGTTCAGGTAACAGAGCGAGTGCTTTACTGCATCAAATATGTACTGCACGCCTCTTGATTAActtcagtaaaacatttatcagTGCCACACGGAATTTTCCCTTCCTGACATCTCTCCACTTACAtcccttttattttgtgtcctCTTTCCCTGGCTCAGATTGTTCCCCAGTCTCAGCATCATCACCGAGCTCACACACCCGTCCAACATGAGGTTCATGCAGTTCAGAGCCAAAGACTGTTACTCACTTGCTCTCTCCAAACTGGAGAAGGTGAGTGTGATTTGACATAAACTTGAGAGGTTTAAAATCTGCCACAGCCTGATGTATAAAATCGTCCAAGTAGGTCTTATATTAATCCGCTGCTCCTGTAGTCAGTAAATAGGGACTGAGAGTTATCATTGTAGTGTGAAATTAAATCTCCCGTCTATAGACACATGTATGGAAAAGACTTGTTAAATgttgactttcattttcacacgTATCTTCTTAAAGATGGAGTAAAAAGAGTTATAGTTCAGTAAGCAAAACTCTGACATTTTAATCATCTTGCTGCACTGTTTCTCAAACCTCGCTGTGCTACTAATTTCAGATAGAGCGTGATAAGGGCTCCAACCTGGCCTTCATGTTCCGGCTGCCATTTGCTGCAGGCAGGGTGTTCAGTATCAGCATGCTGGATACACTGCTTTATCAGGTGAGATAACAAATGCCTGGGAATGAACTACAGTCCTCTATGGAGTAAGTCAACATGCATCAGATACACCTATTCAACTGCTCTTTACCaaaaaatatctaatcagccaatcgCACTGCAGCAACTCGGTGCATTTCGGCCTGCAGACACAGTCGAGATGACCTCAACTTCAAACTTGGCATCACAATAGCaagaaagatgttttaagatgCGTTGAATGTGGCAGGATTATTGGTTCCAGGCATTCTGATCCAAGTATTTCAAAAACTGCGGATTTGCTGGGACTTTTACCGTCTCTAAGGTTTATAGAGAatggtctgaaaaagagaaaatatccagtgagtGCCAGTTCACTGGGCGAACAACAACATTGGTGATGCCAGAGATCAGAGGAGACTGGTTTGAGCTAATGGAAGGGAAACTGTAagtcaaatggtaaatggccacatatatagtgctttttttccaaatcgctttacaatgttgatttccatTCACACACGCACTAATACTTGttaactacaataaaaaaagaacgaTCCCCAAATCACTAATTAAGCAGAAGTCATTGCTCTTCTCTTAttcactgctgccagtgctggtCAGTGTCACCTCTCCACATGAGGATAAAATATATAGAATATTCctattaagaaaatgttttaaaaaatgttacatactgtagcttcagGTTTAATTCACATTCTTATTTCTGCAACAATATGCTTTCACATATgtagaagaaaataatgaatgaactgtaaaaaaatatgatGGCAGGTGTAAAATTGCATTCTATAAAGAACATCTCATACAGGGGAAACTTGTCACAGTGTTGGATCATCTGTGAATTTTGAATAATTAAATAGGGTTTGTGTTCTCAGTATTCTCTCTGTTTTGACAGTCATTTGTTAAGGACTACATGATAGCTATTGCGCGGCTGCTTCTTGGCCTGGATACAACCCCTGGCTCTGGGTACCTGTGTGTTGTAAGTAGGAATGTTCGTTCATCTAAGCAAGTGATTTATAAGTTTGAGTGGAACAGGTGTGTGTGATGTGCATCAACATTCCTTCTCCTCAGATGAAGGTCACAGAGGAGGATCTGTGGATCAGGACTTACGGTAGACTCTTTCAGAAGCTGTGCTCCTCCAGCTCTGAGATCCCCATAGGGATTTACCGCACAGAGTCACACATGTTCTCGACCTCAGAGGCAAGTTGAGTTTGATCGGATTCTGGTTTCTAACACCTGGctgtgggtttggcttcatatttggcGTCTGGCTTTGGCTTTGGCTTCTCTATATTAATCTTTCCCTCCTTGACTTTGTTAATGCCACAGTTTTTTGTGCAGCTTCAAAATAATTACATGGCACGTTATGTATAAGGGACAGACTCCACTAGTCATTAACTAAAGATACAGCTATGCTGACTAATGTTCATTTCCTACTGTGCAATAGTAAATAACTGATTAGTAAGTCCactgtttttacaattttatgttgtggctgaaggcttttagtcattttgttttttttgctttgaatgCCAATATCTTTCTGTTTGGATGTCTGTTTGTCCTTCTCGTATTTCAGTGCAAGGACAGTCATGCACAGGTAAGCTCTAGCTGATCTTGCCAGTGGAAAGGATGAAATATCTTTCTGGTATTTTGGCGTGTGGACTTTATCGCTATTATATCTTAAAGATAAATGTGATTTCATGAAAATAGCACTAAAGTATAAAAAGTAAGAAGCTTGCTTTGAATTTctaacatattttcttttaatggaGCAAAAAACAGGATGACACAGTCaagactgcacacacacacacgcacacacattagCACTAACACTCTCGTGCTACTCCCACAGTCTCAGGTGTCCATTAACGCGGAGCATGGCGAGCAGCAACGCGAGCGCGGGGAGTCCTGGAAGGAGAAGACTGCACACAGGAACTCCACCACGAGCGATCAGTCGGAGCACCCGCTGCTGAGGAAGAAAAGCATGCAGTGGGCCCGGCGCCTGAGCAGAAGGAACGTCAAACCATCAACTCGAGCCGAGCGCATCTCGCAGCAGAGACTCAACCTGTACCAGCGCTCTGAACGACAGGAGCTGTCAGAGCTGGTCAAGAATCGTATGAAGCACCTGGGCCTTCCCACTGTGGGATACGGTGAGTACGACAGCAGATGGCAACGTCTTTAGAGAAGTGATGGGCACTTGCTTTGTTATGTAGATGTTCACGTGTAATTACTTTGTGACTAAATGTAGTAAtgaataattattgtttttaattttcatttcctttatAATTGCTTAATCACAACTAATTATAATATACCTGAatattaatagaaaatataatgtttGTTGCAGATTGGGGTCTCCATTCTGAAAAAAACGTCTTTAAGGTCACACCAGGGAaaatatgtaaaagtaaattatGAGTTAAACCTCAGTGGGTGAAGCAAATATGTGAGTGTTAAGTTGAGGAAACATCAGGGATAAGTTAGTTTGTTTATCAATATAGGTTAGTGTGGTTATATtgcctttttaatattttactcacCTGGTCATTCACAAAtgtaactacatttaaaaaacacagtatttcCAGATTCTGAAATGTGACTATATGCTGCTTTTTACAATATTACCACTGTAAATTTATTCCCCTTTTGagttttggacattttatgtGTGATTTAGGTTGTAGCTTATAAACCATATTAAAATTAAGCGACAGCCTCTAGAACAACAAACAGTCATGTGTTTTAAAGCCGATTTACCCAAATGACTCGCATCTGATTGAGTGTGAAAAGTGTGAACAGCccaaatatatataacatatgGTCCTAGATATAACGAGTGTATGACCTccataataaacagagtagaattatcacctttctgacagtttcaacttaaaagcTGAGAAATTCTAAGATTGTAAGCAGTGCTGCTGTGTTGAACTGCATTATATTCTACAGGTGTACTACTTAAAGTGTATAGTGTGAGTGATCAATGCAAAAAGAGCCTCAATAGCTCCAACAATGTGCAGTCGATTGAAGAAGCTGGAGTTTAGGTGACTTTTGCTCTGCCTGCTGAGGTTTGGCCCGACCCACTGAACACATTTCTACTTTTAAGATCAGCTCCGTGTTTGAGATCCTCAAGAACTCCAATCTGTGTTCGTCACTTtatctcatttcattttctatcAGGACgtcttgtgttgtgttgtgttttgttgtcagtCTAGAAAATATCTTCAACATAGCCATCAACTTTCCGAAAACCTCATCAGTTTAACACTCATCAAACTCCTCCTCAGTGTGCCATAACTCATGGACCCCACTGCATATTCATGAGCAGACCCACATGTGGATGTGAACATGTCATGCATGGAGATGTAGGAACACTAAACCTCATCTCAGTTGCACTCCAGACTGCAATTGCCTGcattcttctctctgctcactcTTTTACTTTAGCTTCTCTCCTCCCAGCTTTATGCTTGAAGGCAAACAGAATCATGCTCCAGATGTGTTGCACTTTCTAAATATGATATAACATTGATTAAGCGCATCACAGGGAGAACCCTAAAAGCTCATCATCGTAAGGATGCAATAATCCTTACGATGATCGTGTGAATAGTTTGGAAGTGATTCTGTGCCAAAACGGATGCATGGCCTCTTTGCATTGCTCTCACTTTTTTGAGTATTTAACTGCAAATGCCTTCACTGCCTGCCTGATCTTTTTATACCTCCTTTTTTTCtgcccccccctcctcctctgttcctcctcctactttctctctctgacacTTCTGTCTTCCCTCCTTTTGGCTTTTAGAGGATGTTTCTAATCTCACTGCGAGCGATGTCATGAATCGAGTAAATCTAGGATATTTGCAAGGTAATTTGTGTGCTGTTTCTAACTTATTTATAACATGTGAGTGGCTACGTCCATCTTGTGGAGAAAGGAAAGTTGTCCTTTCACCAGCATCCATTGAAGATTAGTGCACTGAATTTATccatagaaatataaaatacaaatattcatttgtaaaagatgttttttttttttttcacttcaattTTGATGATACTGTTCATTTTCTATTAATTACAATTTAACAAATCAGGCCATTGAAGTTAACAGTGAATGCCCTTGCTCAGAGTTGCAGGACATTTCAGAGCACCCAT
This window of the Channa argus isolate prfri chromosome 11, Channa argus male v1.0, whole genome shotgun sequence genome carries:
- the kcnt1b gene encoding potassium channel subfamily T member 1 isoform X6, giving the protein MNIFFNLRGTIVRQKPEDRPVTVMSPPRRSSGSHGDRPSTEIPQKNNSSNSGVILDISALKMADVESEVPPLPPRYRFRDLLLGDQTFQNDDRVQVEFYVNENTFKERLKLFFIKNQRSSLRIRLFNFSLKILTCALYILRVSLDNPKEINGNPCAICRNNSWTNTAESPEINWDLIFWVNRRVPVWAIQVTVALISFLETMLITYLSYKGNIWEQFFQISFILEMINSVPFIITIFWPPLRNIFVPVFLNCWLAKGALENMINDFHRAIQRTHSAMFNQVFILICTLLCLVFTGACGIQHLERAGKNLSLFDSFYFCIVTFSTVGYGDVTPQIWPSQLLVVILICVALVVLPLQFEELAYLWMESQKLGGNYSRHRAQTEKHVVLCVSSLKIDLLMDFLNEFYAHPRLQDYYVVILCPTEIDIQVRRILQIPLWSQRVIYLQGSALKDQDLMRAKMDDAEACFILSSRNEVDRTAADHQTILRAWAAKDFAPNCPLYVQILKPENKFHVKFADHVVCEEEFKYAMLALNCVCPATSTLVTLLVHTSRGQEGQMSPEQWQRMYGRCSGNEVYHIRLCDSKFFGEYDGKSFAYASFLAHKKYGVCLIGVKREDNKSILLNPGPRHIMAATDTCYYINITKEENSAFIFKQEEKHNKGLPVTGLYDAPSRLPVHSIIASMVDQATSFGTVAIDLQNPEPAEESGKLTLPTENGAGSRRPSIAPVLEIADTSAILPCDLLSDQSEDDANQSDEEGSVGSDFVKGYPPNSPYIGSSPTLCHLLPQKAPFCCLRLDKGCTHNSFEDAKAYGFKNKLIIVSAEMAGNGLYNFIVPLRAYYRPRKELNPIVLLLDYPPDNHFLEAICCFPMVYFMAGTIDNLDNLLQCGIIYADNLVVVDKESTMSAEEDYMADAKTIVNVQTMFRLFPSLSIITELTHPSNMRFMQFRAKDCYSLALSKLEKIERDKGSNLAFMFRLPFAAGRVFSISMLDTLLYQSFVKDYMIAIARLLLGLDTTPGSGYLCVMKVTEEDLWIRTYGRLFQKLCSSSSEIPIGIYRTESHMFSTSECKDSHAQSQVSINAEHGEQQRERGESWKEKTAHRNSTTSDQSEHPLLRKKSMQWARRLSRRNVKPSTRAERISQQRLNLYQRSERQELSELVKNRMKHLGLPTVGYEDVSNLTASDVMNRVNLGYLQELQDISEHPYTEGTRLSGPQTDEMNDHQNTLSYVLINPPPDTVLELNDIVYIIRSDPLAHMPEDSQVGQTRSTRNQQDFGTETRDETHL
- the kcnt1b gene encoding potassium channel subfamily T member 1 isoform X2, coding for MNIFFNLRGTIVRQKPEDRPVTVMSPPRRSSGSHGDRPSTEIPQKNNSSNSGVILDISALKMADVESEVPPLPPRYRFRDLLLGDQTFQNDDRYQEEYSMDSTNAQVQVEFYVNENTFKERLKLFFIKNQRSSLRIRLFNFSLKILTCALYILRVSLDNPKEINGNPCAICRNNSWTNTAESPEINWDLIFWVNRRVPVWAIQVTVALISFLETMLITYLSYKGNIWEQFFQISFILEMINSVPFIITIFWPPLRNIFVPVFLNCWLAKGALENMINDFHRAIQRTHSAMFNQVFILICTLLCLVFTGACGIQHLERAGKNLSLFDSFYFCIVTFSTVGYGDVTPQIWPSQLLVVILICVALVVLPLQFEELAYLWMESQKLGGNYSRHRAQTEKHVVLCVSSLKIDLLMDFLNEFYAHPRLQDYYVVILCPTEIDIQVRRILQIPLWSQRVIYLQGSALKDQDLMRAKMDDAEACFILSSRNEVDRTAADHQTILRAWAAKDFAPNCPLYVQILKPENKFHVKFADHVVCEEEFKYAMLALNCVCPATSTLVTLLVHTSRGQEGQMSPEQWQRMYGRCSGNEVYHIRLCDSKFFGEYDGKSFAYASFLAHKKYGVCLIGVKREDNKSILLNPGPRHIMAATDTCYYINITKEENSAFIFKQEEKHNKGLPVTGLYDAPSRLPVHSIIASMVDQATSFGTVAIDLQNPEPAEESGKLTLPTENGAGSRRPSIAPVLEIADTSAILPCDLLSDQSEDDANQSDEEGSVGSDFVKGYPPNSPYIGSSPTLCHLLPQKAPFCCLRLDKGCTHNSFEDAKAYGFKNKLIIVSAEMAGNGLYNFIVPLRAYYRPRKELNPIVLLLDYPPDNHFLEAICCFPMVYFMAGTIDNLDNLLQCGIIYADNLVVVDKESTMSAEEDYMADAKTIVNVQTMFRLFPSLSIITELTHPSNMRFMQFRAKDCYSLALSKLEKIERDKGSNLAFMFRLPFAAGRVFSISMLDTLLYQSFVKDYMIAIARLLLGLDTTPGSGYLCVMKVTEEDLWIRTYGRLFQKLCSSSSEIPIGIYRTESHMFSTSECKDSHAQSQVSINAEHGEQQRERGESWKEKTAHRNSTTSDQSEHPLLRKKSMQWARRLSRRNVKPSTRAERISQQRLNLYQRSERQELSELVKNRMKHLGLPTVGYEDVSNLTASDVMNRVNLGYLQELQDISEHPYTEGTRLSDEMNDHQNTLSYVLINPPPDTVLELNDIVYIIRSDPLAHMPEDSQVGQTRSTRNQQDFGTETRDETHL
- the kcnt1b gene encoding potassium channel subfamily T member 1 isoform X12, translated to MNIFFNLRGTIVRQKPEDRPVTVMSPPRRSSGSHGDRPSTEIPQKNNSSNSGVILDISALKMADVESEVPPLPPRYRFRDLLLGDQTFQNDDRYQEEYSMDSTNAQVQVEFYVNENTFKERLKLFFIKNQRSSLRIRLFNFSLKILTCALYILRVSLDNPKEINGNPCAICRNNSWTNTAESPEINWDLIFWVNRRVPVWAIQVTVALISFLETMLITYLSYKGNIWEQFFQISFILEMINSVPFIITIFWPPLRNIFVPVFLNCWLAKGALENMINDFHRAIQRTHSAMFNQVFILICTLLCLVFTGACGIQHLERAGKNLSLFDSFYFCIVTFSTVGYGDVTPQIWPSQLLVVILICVALVVLPLQFEELAYLWMESQKLGGNYSRHRAQTEKHVVLCVSSLKIDLLMDFLNEFYAHPRLQDYYVVILCPTEIDIQVRRILQIPLWSQRVIYLQGSALKDQDLMRAKMDDAEACFILSSRNEVDRTAADHQTILRAWAAKDFAPNCPLYVQILKPENKFHVKFADHVVCEEEFKYAMLALNCVCPATSTLVTLLVHTSRGQEGQMSPEQWQRMYGRCSGNEVYHIRLCDSKFFGEYDGKSFAYASFLAHKKYGVCLIGVKREDNKSILLNPGPRHIMAATDTCYYINITKEENSAFIFKQEEKHNKGLPVTGLYDAPSRLPVHSIIASMVDQATSFGTVAIDLQNPEPAEESGKLTLPTENGAGSRRPSIAPVLEIADTSAILPCDLLSDQSEDDANQSDEEGSVGSDFVKGYPPNSPYIGSSPTLCHLLPQKAPFCCLRLDKGCTHNSFEDAKAYGFKNKLIIVSAEMAGNGLYNFIVPLRAYYRPRKELNPIVLLLDYPPDNHFLEAICCFPMVYFMAGTIDNLDNLLQCGIIYADNLVVVDKESTMSAEEDYMADAKTIVNVQTMFRLFPSLSIITELTHPSNMRFMQFRAKDCYSLALSKLEKIERDKGSNLAFMFRLPFAAGRVFSISMLDTLLYQSFVKDYMIAIARLLLGLDTTPGSGYLCVMKVTEEDLWIRTYGRLFQKLCSSSSEIPIGIYRTESHMFSTSESQVSINAEHGEQQRERGESWKEKTAHRNSTTSDQSEHPLLRKKSMQWARRLSRRNVKPSTRAERISQQRLNLYQRSERQELSELVKNRMKHLGLPTVGYDEMNDHQNTLSYVLINPPPDTVLELNDIVYIIRSDPLAHMPEDSQVGQTRSTRNQQDFGTETRDETHL